The Rhodopirellula halodulae DNA segment CTGATTGAGGTGGTTTGATCGGTCAGCTTCGCGGTGGCGGTGAAGGTGACTTTGTCTTCGAACTCTTCCACGGTGATCCCGCCGAAGTCTTGCGAGACGCTTCGCAGGGGTTCACGGTCGCTCTTCCATTCGCCGGCGATGGAGACCGATTGCGAATCAGCCAAACTCAACTTCGTTGGTTTCGGACCGCCTTTGGGCTGAGTGGTGGAATAGAGATGCCACTTGGGTTGCAACGTGACGTCGACGCGAATTTCGATTTCACCTTCGTTCGCGCCGGGTCGATAGCTCGCAGTCAGATCCGCCGGATCGTCGGTCTGCAATGCATTGGTGGCGGAGTCGAAATCGTCGAGCGAAAAGTCCGAGAACAACCCCGTCACATCCGGCTTGTCCGCACGCGCAGGCACCACAACCAAGGCGACCAGCAGCGTCGTCAGGAACGCGGGGAAGAACAGCCCTAGGCTGCGAATAACTCGAGGTTCCGAATAGCGATCCATCGAAATCAACCTCCGACGAGACAATGCAATGAGATGAAGAGGCATCGAACCCCATCGTTCGACCGAAATGAGTCCCGTAGCTTAGCAAAAGTGGCAAACTGAATCGATCAAGCCGGAAATTCGTGCTCCCAGCCGTTTGGGCGAGGCGTGAAACACTCGCCGACGCAGCCCGATCCACTCCACCCAGTTCGCCAAGCTCACCCAAGCGTTGATACGCATCAAACTGTCGCCCAGTGCGACTTCCTCGGGTGAAGGGCTCTGCAATCGAAATGGGCCCTGTTGCGTGTGATCCGCCATTTTCGTTGAGCTGAATGGCATCAAATCATGTTCCGTCCGCTTTTGCTCCCACCGTGCCTCGCACTGATGAGCGTAGGCCCGCACGGCCCAGGCCAGGCGAACGCTGTGGACGGCACCATCGGCCGCCGTTTCCAATTGCACCGTTTCCAATTGCGCCGGAAAGCTGCCTGCCCAACGAGCCAAGTCCATGATCGGTAGATCCCAGTCCATCGAATCATGGTCGATGATGCCGGTGACTCGAGTCCGGCCCTCGTCGAAAAACACATGTTCGCGATGCACATCTCTTAGCACCCAACTCGATCGCCACGGCGACGGTTCATCATTCGAAGAATGAACGGAGTGCATCTCGCAATACGTGCTGAGCTCCGATTCCAATCGCGGGTGAACGGTGGCGGCATGTCGCCGCAACACTTCGGTTGCGCGTGACATCTGGTTTGCCAACTCTTCCATCCGATCAGGCGTGCGGCCGAACGTTGCCGCAGACACTTCTTCTTGGATCGCCCTGGCCAACAAAGCTGACCACTCCGCCGTCGTGCCGGGCAACTTCGAAACCATCGGCGACATCAACCACGAACGGATCGAACGCAAGCGTTCAGCACGATCTCGCAAACAACGCGGCAGCATGGCCGCCGTTGTCGGGAACGTCGATTCCGCTGCATCGTGACCCGCAGGTGATGGCAGATCCAGCAAGCATGCATGGGCCGCCGCGATGGCTTCGGCCCCAAGACGAATCAGCGTTTCGCTGTTTGGCGACGGATCAGCGGGAAACGCAGCCGCCTCCTCGTCATCACACGGTCGCCCGGCGACCCACGGCGAACACTGCCAACGAAAGGATGCATCGTTAACGAAGTAACGACC contains these protein-coding regions:
- a CDS encoding phosphotransferase, producing the protein MAKQASKAASPTWFDSSHEQPEPLLDGVSNTHGLLPSPLVTSDGRYFVNDASFRWQCSPWVAGRPCDDEEAAAFPADPSPNSETLIRLGAEAIAAAHACLLDLPSPAGHDAAESTFPTTAAMLPRCLRDRAERLRSIRSWLMSPMVSKLPGTTAEWSALLARAIQEEVSAATFGRTPDRMEELANQMSRATEVLRRHAATVHPRLESELSTYCEMHSVHSSNDEPSPWRSSWVLRDVHREHVFFDEGRTRVTGIIDHDSMDWDLPIMDLARWAGSFPAQLETVQLETAADGAVHSVRLAWAVRAYAHQCEARWEQKRTEHDLMPFSSTKMADHTQQGPFRLQSPSPEEVALGDSLMRINAWVSLANWVEWIGLRRRVFHASPKRLGARISGLIDSVCHFC